CGCCACTCCGCCCAGCACGCGGTGTTGGCGTCGTTGTCGACGAAGACGGGGAACGCGCAACGGGCGCGCAGGTTCTCGCGCAACGGCTCGTTGCGCCACGACAGATGCGGCGCGAAGACGACGGTCGAGCGGTCGGCGCCGACGAATCCCGCCGCGCCGATGCCGATGGCGCTGACCTCGCCGAGGTCGTCGCGTTCGGCGGCATCCTGCAGTTCATCGACGACGCTGACGAGTAGGTCCTCGACGACGGCGGCCTTCGTCGAGCGGTGCGGCGTGTCGCGGCGAGCGCGCGCGATGACGGTGCCGCGCTCGTCGACGAGGCCGCCCGCGACCTTCGTGCCGCCGATGTCGATTCCGATGGCGAGACTCATGCACGCCCCCTCTCTGCGAGCGCTGCGGCGCCGATGACGCCGGCGTCGTTGCCCAGTTGTGCGACGACGAAACGCGGCGACGGACGGTGCCCGCCGCCCGTCAGCTCGTCGGCGAAGTGGATGCGAGCCGATTCCAGGACGAGGTCGCCCGCCTCCGCGAGCCCCCCGCCGATGACGAAAACGGCCGGGTCGAGCACGGCCGCGAGTGACGCGCAGCCCTCGCCGACCCAACGGCCGATCTTGCTCAGCAGCGCCAGGGCTGCCGCGTCGCCCTCTTGTGCCGCTGCCGTGACGTGCGCGCCGCGCAACGCCTCCGGATCGCCCGCGCAGGCTTCGCGAAGCCGCGCGGCCTCGGTCGCGCCCGAAGCAACGAGATCGCGCGCCTCACGCACGAGCGCGGACCCGGAGGCGTACACCTCGAAACAACCGCGATTGCCGCAACCGCACAGGTGACCGCCCGGCACGACACGCATGTGCCCGATCTCGGCGGCGATGCCGTGGCTGCCGCGCATGAGTTCGCCGTCGAGGACGATGCCGCCGCCGACACCGGTGCCCAGCGTCACCATGACCATGTCGTCGACGTCCGCGCCGCCACCGTGGAGGAACTCGCCGTAGGCGGCCGCGTTCGCGTCGTTCTCGATGACGACGGCGTGCCCCGTCGCTTCTTCGAGGCGTGCGCGCAGCGGCTCGTGCCGCCAGGCGATGTTGGGGGCGAACAGGACGTTCGCGCCCTGCTTGTCGATGTATCCGGCGCACGCGACCCCCACCTTGGGCGCCTCGACGCCCTCGGCACGCGCCACGGCGCCCAGCTCGTCGATGAGTTCGACGGTGGCGGCCACGATGGCGTCGGGCTCCTGCGCGGGCGTGTCGCGGCGCGCGCGGCGCACGATGGTGCCGCCGGAGTCGACGAGGCCCCCGGCGATCTTCGTTCCACCGATGTCGATGCCGATGCTGAGTGTCACGCTCGTTCCTCACTGCTCGCGGACGGCGACGGCGCATGGGCCGTCACGATCATCCTGACGGGGCGGGGCGCCGAGCCCAAATCGGGTGGCGCCCCGGTGGCGGGGCCGTACATGCGGCGCCTCAGGCGGTGGCGTTCGCCCCACCGTGATCGAGATCCGGCGCCTCGGCGTGCGCCTTCAACGCATCGAGGGCCGCGGTGATGATCTGCGTCTCGACCTTCCGGCGCAACGCCGTGTGCAGCGGAAAGCCGGGCCGTGCGTGCAGGGCATACGCGACGTCGGTGGCGTCGCCGTCAGCACGCAGGTCGTAGTGGCCTTGCATCGCCTCGATGTGCTGCGCCTCGACGAGTTGCCACGCCACCCGTGCGCGGTCGGCGCGACGAGCCACCGTGTACGCGAGCGTCACGACGTCCTTGAACGGGCCGGAGGCGAACGTCAGCTGTGCCTGGTCGACGTCGCCGGAGGGCGTTCGACTCAGCACGACGGCTCGCGCGACGTCCTTCGACCACTGCGGGTAGGCCGGCAGGTCGAGCACCACGTCGAGCACCCGAGCGCAGCTCGCCTCGATCCGGATGCGGCCCTCGCTGAGGGCGTCGCTGTTCGTCGTCATGACACCGAGGGTATGCGCCGAGCGGCGGCAGGGTCGTAAGGTACGCATGACGACGGGCCTCACCGACCGCCGCCACCGACCCAGTACCGACCCAGCGAGGATCCGCAATGCGTGAAGTGAGCACGAAGCTGCTCGTGCCGTTCGACGAGGAGCTCGCGCTTCCGCACATCGTGGTGCGCAACGCGTCCGAGGATCCGCGAGGCATCGGTTACGCCCGGCGTGAGGGCGCGACGTGGGCCGGGGTGACACACGAGGAATTCCTCGCGCAGGTCGAGACGCTCGCCAAGGGGTTCATGGCGGCGGGCGTCGAAGCGGGTGACCGCGTCGCGCTCATGAGCACGACCCGCTACGAGTGGACGCTCACCGACCTCGCGCTGCTGACGTGCGGCGCTGTCGTCGTGCCGATCTACGAGACGTCCTCGAGCGACCAGGTCGCCTGGATCCTCGCCGATTCCGAGGCCGTCGCCGTCGTCGTCGAGAACCAGGAGATGGCGCTCACCGTCTCGCAGGTACGCGAGCGCTGCCCCCATCTGCGCGACGTCTGGCAGATCGACGCCGGCCACCTCGACGAACTGCTCGAGGGTGCCCCGGAGGTCAGTGACGCGCAGATGCGTGCGCGCCGCGACGCCGTCGACGCCGACCACGTCGCAACGATCATCTACACCTCGGGCACGACCGGCCTGCCGAAGGGATGCGTGCTGACGCACGGCAACTTCGTGTCGTTGTCGCAGAACTGCCTCGCGCTGATGGACGACCTCGTCAACGGCGGTGAGGAGAACAACGGCACCCTGCTGTTCCTGCCGCTCGCCCACGTCTTCGCCCGCCTCATCCAGTTCGTCGCGATCGCCTCACGCACACGCCTCGCCCACACGACGATCGGGACGCTCGTCGACGACCTCGGCACGTACGCGCCGTCGTACCTGCTCGGCGTGCCGCGCGTGTTCGAGAAGGTCTACAACTCCGCCGAGCAGCGCGCGCAGGGCGACGGCCGCGGCAAGATCTTCGCCGCCGCCGCCGACACCGCGATCGCCTACAGCGAGGCGACGAACGCCGGACGCCGCGCGCCGCTCACCCTGCGCGTCAAGCACACCGTGTTCGATCGACTGGTCTACGCGAAGCTGCGCTCGGCGTTCGGCGGTCATCTGCGCTACTCCATCTCCGGGGGCGCTCCCCTGTCGGCCCGGTTGGCGCACTTCTACAACGGCATCGGCCTGCCCGTTCTCGAGGGATACGGACTCACCGAGACGACGGCTCCCGCCTGCGTCAACCCGCCGAAGGCGCTGCGCATCGGCACCGTCGGCCCCGCCTGCCCCGGCGTCGGCCTGCGGATCGACGACGACGGCGAGATCCTCGTCAAGGGCATCAACGTCTTCCGCGAGTACTTGCACAACCCCGAGGCCACCGACGAGGCGAAGATCGACGGCTGGTTCCGCACCGGCGACCTCGGTGAACTGGACGCCGACGGCTACCTGACGATCACGGGGCGCAAGAAGGACATCCTCGTGACGGCGGGCGGCAAGAACGTCAGCCCCGCCAAGCTGGAGGATTCCCTGCGCTCGCACCCCCTCATCGCAGAAGCCGTCGTCGTGGGCGACGCCAAACCGTTCATCGCGGCGCTGCTGTGCCTCGACGAGGAGATGCTGCCCGGCTGGGCGAGCGCGCACGGCATCACCGACCTGGACCCCGCAGACGCAGCACAGGATCAGCGGGTACTCGACGAACTGCAGAAGGCCGTCGACCAGGCCAACACCCTCGTCTCCCGCGCCGAGTCGATCCGCGCCTTCCGGGTGCTGACCACGCCTCTGACTCAGGAATCCGGGCACCTGACGCCGTCGCTCAAGGTCAAGCGCAACGTCGTGCTCGACGACTACGCCGACGTCATCGACTCGATCTACTCCTCTCCCCGCACCTGAGACAGCTCACGCCGCCTCGTCGCCGTCGTCACCCCTCACCGGAGCCGACCTGACAGCCAGGTGGTGAAGCTCTCTCGACCCGCGACGAGTGGCGCCGCGACTGCGGTCGCGTCACGCGGTCGGGCGCGCACTAGGGCGACGACCCGTGCGGTGCCTGCACCATCGGCGAGATACGTGACGTAGGCGTGCGCCCATTCGTATCCGAGCTCGGTGCCCACCTGCTCCTGCGGGGGCGGTGAATCCCCGATCTTCTTCTGCGGCGCCGCTTGGGCGAGCGTCGGCCAGCGGCTGCGTTCAGGCACCGACACGAGAGGTGCGGCCGTCCACTCGGCGGCTCCCTCCTTCAGCCACCACTGCGTCGCGTCCGCGCCGAACTGCCCGAGCGACAGATGCGTCAGCTCGTGCGCGAGAACGACCCGGCGGCCGCCCTCCGTCAGCGACGAGGCGACAGAGGGCGCGAGGAACACACCCTGCCTCGTGGTGACGCCCGCGGTGTCGGCGTCCAACCCGTCGGCACTCGCCGCGAACTCCGCGTCGTCCCGGCAGAGCGTCACCCGCAGATCACCTTCGAGACCCGCCGGCCGCGTGGTGCCCCACACCTCAGCGATCCGGTGCGCGGCCGCCTCGACGCGCGCGCGCCACTGCGCCGAGGCATCGTCCCCGGCCCCTGATGGCGAGGACGCGCCTTCGTCGAGCGCGTTCGGCAACCGCAGCACCACGCGCCCGAGGACGGTGTCGATCGTGAGGCTGGAGACCCCGCCATCGGTTCCGCCACTTGCCTCGGCTGACGACGATGTGCCCCCGGGTCGGCGCTCGCACCCTGCGAGCCCCAGGATCGCCCCCGCGGGGGCGCTGACGCCTCCCAGGACGAAGTGGCGTCTCGACAGCATGGCGCAAGCGTAGGAGGTTCTCACACGGCGGCGCGCAGACCGGCGAACGGAGCGCTCTCCAGCAGCGCTGACGCCGCGTCCTCATCACCGACGAGACCGGCGCTGCAGAGCATGTCGAGAACACGGTGGTCCTCCTCCTCCCAGACGGGGCCGCTGGTGACGGCGGGCATGTCCAGGAACGTCTTCATGACGCACGTGTCGCACGCACGACCTCGTGCCGGGCACGAATCACAGGTGATGAGCATGACGCCTCCTCGAAGCGCTGATCGGTCGATTCCCCAACGGGTCTCGATGTGTTTCGCACGCTAGGTTCGAGCACCGACAACCCCGCCGTCCCGGGCGATTCGGGGGTCATCGACACGTTCGTCGCGGTCGAAGATCGCCCGCGTCCGACCTCCGCGACCGCCCGTCGCGGCGCGCCTCGTCCCTGCCGCGCCGCCTGCCCGTCCCCACCCCCTTGAAAGGCACCGGCCACCGCCTCATCCGGGGGTTGTCACCACCGCCGTCTAGCGTTCGCGACATGGTGACGAACACGCAGACGAATCCGACCGCGGTGCAGGGCTGCCTCGACGATCTCGGCACCCCGTTGCACGACGTCACCTTCGTCATCGTCGACCTCGAGACCGCCGGGGGTCGCCCGGGCGCGCAGGGCATCACGGAGATCGGCGCCGTCAAGGTCCGTGGCGGCGAGGTGCTCGGCGAGTTCGCCACCCTCGTCGACCCCGGCTGCGCGATCCCACCGCAGATCCAGCGGCTCACCGGCATCACGACGGCGATGGTGCACGACGCGCCGAAGCTGGCATCGGTGCTGCCCGCATTCTTCGAGTTCCTCGGGCCCGACGCCGTCCTCGTCGCCCACAACGCACCCTTCGACGTCGGCTTCCTCACGGCGGCCGCACGGGATCTCGAGGTCCCGTGGCCCGCTCCTGCGGTCGTCGACACGGTCAAGCTCGCCCGCGCCCTCGTGCCGCGCGACGAGGTCCGCAATCACCGCCTCGGCACGCTCGCGGCCCACTTCGGCGCAAGTGTCAACCCGAATCACCGCGCCCTCGCTGACGCCCAGGCCACCGTCGACGTCCTGCACGCCCTGCTCTCGCGAGCCGGCAGTCTCGGCGTCACCTCGCGTGAGGAACTGCTCTCCTTCAGCGCGAAGGTGCCGGCGGCGCGGCGCCGCAAGGCCACCCTGGCCGACGGCCTGCCCGCCGAGCCCGGCGTCTACGTCTTCGAGAACGAGGACGGAAAGCCGCTGTACGTCGGCACGTCCGGCAACCTCCGCACCCGCGTGCGTTCGTACTTCACCGCGTCGGAGAAGCGTCGCGAGATGGGGCTCATGGTCGATCTCGCCGCCCGCGTGACGCCCATCCCCTGCGCGACGGCGCTCGAGGCACACGTGCGTGAGATCCGGCTCATCGCCGAGCATCGGCCACGGTTCAACCGACGCTCGAGCCGGCCGGAGAAGATCGCATGGCTCAAGATCACCGACGAGAAGTTCCCGCGCCTGTCCGTCGTGCGCGAGCAGCGAGCCGACGAGGCGACGTACCTCGGCCCGTTCCGCACGATGGTCGCCGCGCGGCTCGCCCGCGATGCGGTGCACGACGTCCGCCGCATTCGCCAGTGCACCACGCCCATCCGCGCCAAGGGCGGCACGGCGTGCGTCCTGGCGGAGATGGATCGGTGCGATGCGCCCTGTATCGGAGGCATCACCCAGCGCGATTACCTCGACCTCGTGTCGAGGTTGAGGCAGGAACTGCTCAACGAGCCCGGGTCCATCGTCAATGACGTCGAGGCGCGCCTGGCCCGCCTCGCGGGGCAGGAACGCTTCGAGGAGGCCCGCGCTGGGCGCGACGCCCTCATCGAGCTCCTGCGTGGGCTCGACCGTCACCAGCGCCGGGCACCCATCGTCAACAATCCGCATCTCATGGCGGCACGGCCACGTCGGGGCGGCGGCTGGGAGTTCGCCGTCATCCGACACGGTCGGCTCGCGGCGAGCGGTGCCTCACGACCCGGTCAGGATCCACGGCTGACGATCGAGGCCTTGCGGGCGACGGCCGAGGCCGCCGCGACCCCGCCTGCACACCGTTCCGCAGCGCTTGAGGAGGAGACGGAGGTGCTCCTGCGCTGGATCGCGCGCGCAGGCACCCGCATCGTCGAGACGGACGCGCCGTGGGTCAGCCCGCGGGATGCCGCGACACGCTACCTCGACGATCTCGATCCCGTCGTCCGCCGCGCGCACGAAGCGGCAGCCGTCGAATCCGGCGTGCTCGCGCATCCCGGACAGGGGCGGGCGACGACCCGTCAGTCGTCGAGCCCCAGATCGAACCCCGCGTCGAGATCGCGTTGGGAGTAGGTGCGAAAGGCCAGGTGCGTGTCGGTCTCGAGCACGCCGTCGACCTTGTTGATGCTTCCGGAGATCACCTCGGCGAGTTGCTCGTACGCCGTGACGCGCACCATCGCGATGAGGTCGACGCCTCCGGTCACCGAGTAGACCTCCGTCACCCCGGGCACGTCGGCGACGTGCTGGGCCACCTCGGGGATGCGTGCGACGTCCGCCTTGATGAGGACGATGGCGGTGATCATCGGGTCTCCTTCATGAGGGGCTCGGAATCGGCGTCTACGGCACTCGAACCGTGGATCCAGACGTCGAGGGTGCGTTGCGCGGCGCTGGAATCGACGGCCTCGGCAGCGCGCGTCATGCCCGCACGGATGCCGGACGCGAGGTCGTCCGCGCCACCGAAGAGGCTGCCGCGCTCGTACTGGGCGACGAGTGCGAGAGCCGCGCCGGCGTTGAGCAGGACGGCGTCGCGCACGGGCCCGCGCTTCCCGGCGAGTACGTCACGGACGACCTGAGCGTTGAACGACGCGTCTCCGCCGCGCAGCGCCTCGATCGGGGCTGGCGACAGCCCGACCTGCTCGGGCGAGATGCTCTCTTCGATGACCTCGCCGTCGTGCACCCACCACAGGCTCGACGTCGTCGCCAGGGTGAGCTCGTCGAGGCCGTCGTCACCCCGGAAGACCGCCGCATCGGCGCCGCGTTGCGCGAAGACGCCAGCCATGACCGGTGCCATCCTACGGTTCGCGCAACCCACAGCAGCGATGGCTGGGCGCGCCGGATTGGTCAGGGGGCCGAGGAAGTTGAACGCGGTCGGGACGGCGAGCTCCCGCCGCGTCGCGGCGGCGTGCCGCATGGCGGGGTGGAAGCTCTGGGCGAACAGGAACGTCATCGGGGCATGCGTCACGTCTTGCTGCAGCTCGTCGACGTCCGCGCTCAGGTCGACCCCGAGCGCTTCGAGAACGTCAGCCGTCCCGGTCGAGCTCGAGCTGGCTCGGTTGCCGTGCTTGGCCACCTTG
This region of Dermacoccus nishinomiyaensis genomic DNA includes:
- a CDS encoding ROK family glucokinase — translated: MTLSIGIDIGGTKIAGGLVDSGGTIVRRARRDTPAQEPDAIVAATVELIDELGAVARAEGVEAPKVGVACAGYIDKQGANVLFAPNIAWRHEPLRARLEEATGHAVVIENDANAAAYGEFLHGGGADVDDMVMVTLGTGVGGGIVLDGELMRGSHGIAAEIGHMRVVPGGHLCGCGNRGCFEVYASGSALVREARDLVASGATEAARLREACAGDPEALRGAHVTAAAQEGDAAALALLSKIGRWVGEGCASLAAVLDPAVFVIGGGLAEAGDLVLESARIHFADELTGGGHRPSPRFVVAQLGNDAGVIGAAALAERGRA
- a CDS encoding SRPBCC family protein gives rise to the protein MTTNSDALSEGRIRIEASCARVLDVVLDLPAYPQWSKDVARAVVLSRTPSGDVDQAQLTFASGPFKDVVTLAYTVARRADRARVAWQLVEAQHIEAMQGHYDLRADGDATDVAYALHARPGFPLHTALRRKVETQIITAALDALKAHAEAPDLDHGGANATA
- a CDS encoding AMP-dependent synthetase/ligase; the protein is MREVSTKLLVPFDEELALPHIVVRNASEDPRGIGYARREGATWAGVTHEEFLAQVETLAKGFMAAGVEAGDRVALMSTTRYEWTLTDLALLTCGAVVVPIYETSSSDQVAWILADSEAVAVVVENQEMALTVSQVRERCPHLRDVWQIDAGHLDELLEGAPEVSDAQMRARRDAVDADHVATIIYTSGTTGLPKGCVLTHGNFVSLSQNCLALMDDLVNGGEENNGTLLFLPLAHVFARLIQFVAIASRTRLAHTTIGTLVDDLGTYAPSYLLGVPRVFEKVYNSAEQRAQGDGRGKIFAAAADTAIAYSEATNAGRRAPLTLRVKHTVFDRLVYAKLRSAFGGHLRYSISGGAPLSARLAHFYNGIGLPVLEGYGLTETTAPACVNPPKALRIGTVGPACPGVGLRIDDDGEILVKGINVFREYLHNPEATDEAKIDGWFRTGDLGELDADGYLTITGRKKDILVTAGGKNVSPAKLEDSLRSHPLIAEAVVVGDAKPFIAALLCLDEEMLPGWASAHGITDLDPADAAQDQRVLDELQKAVDQANTLVSRAESIRAFRVLTTPLTQESGHLTPSLKVKRNVVLDDYADVIDSIYSSPRT
- a CDS encoding DEDD exonuclease domain-containing protein, producing the protein MVTNTQTNPTAVQGCLDDLGTPLHDVTFVIVDLETAGGRPGAQGITEIGAVKVRGGEVLGEFATLVDPGCAIPPQIQRLTGITTAMVHDAPKLASVLPAFFEFLGPDAVLVAHNAPFDVGFLTAAARDLEVPWPAPAVVDTVKLARALVPRDEVRNHRLGTLAAHFGASVNPNHRALADAQATVDVLHALLSRAGSLGVTSREELLSFSAKVPAARRRKATLADGLPAEPGVYVFENEDGKPLYVGTSGNLRTRVRSYFTASEKRREMGLMVDLAARVTPIPCATALEAHVREIRLIAEHRPRFNRRSSRPEKIAWLKITDEKFPRLSVVREQRADEATYLGPFRTMVAARLARDAVHDVRRIRQCTTPIRAKGGTACVLAEMDRCDAPCIGGITQRDYLDLVSRLRQELLNEPGSIVNDVEARLARLAGQERFEEARAGRDALIELLRGLDRHQRRAPIVNNPHLMAARPRRGGGWEFAVIRHGRLAASGASRPGQDPRLTIEALRATAEAAATPPAHRSAALEEETEVLLRWIARAGTRIVETDAPWVSPRDAATRYLDDLDPVVRRAHEAAAVESGVLAHPGQGRATTRQSSSPRSNPASRSRWE
- a CDS encoding Lrp/AsnC family transcriptional regulator, with translation MITAIVLIKADVARIPEVAQHVADVPGVTEVYSVTGGVDLIAMVRVTAYEQLAEVISGSINKVDGVLETDTHLAFRTYSQRDLDAGFDLGLDD
- the trpD gene encoding anthranilate phosphoribosyltransferase, yielding MKWPSLVAQLMRGEDLTPEQTHAAMTAVMNGEVAPVPLAAFLVALHSKGETVEELRGLADVMVEHARPFRLDVPALDIVGTGGDMAHTVNISTMAALVCAGAGVKVAKHGNRASSSSTGTADVLEALGVDLSADVDELQQDVTHAPMTFLFAQSFHPAMRHAAATRRELAVPTAFNFLGPLTNPARPAIAAVGCANRRMAPVMAGVFAQRGADAAVFRGDDGLDELTLATTSSLWWVHDGEVIEESISPEQVGLSPAPIEALRGGDASFNAQVVRDVLAGKRGPVRDAVLLNAGAALALVAQYERGSLFGGADDLASGIRAGMTRAAEAVDSSAAQRTLDVWIHGSSAVDADSEPLMKETR